The DNA segment ACCACCAACATTCATCCACATTTTACCAGCTGTAAATGTGAAGTTGTCCATTGGTTTAGAGATAGTCAAATGCTCAACAAACTTATCAACAGTCATAACTTTTTGAGCACCACCTGGGAATGTAGGATCAGCCACGAAAGAACGAAGGTTCAAACCAGCGTCGATAGTAGCGTCACCAACCATGCCAGTTAGGTACAAACGAGCTACGTTTGGTTGGAAAAGTGAAGTTCCTGCCGTTTCTGCGCCGTCAGCCGCATCATAAGCTGGAGTGTTGTTGTAATCTGAACGTACAACGAGTTTGATACCCGCGAACGCGTTAGTAGCCGCAACTGTCACAGCTGCCATTACTAAAAGTTTTTTCATTGTTGCATCCTTTCGTTTCGTTGCAATCTTAGAACTCTTTTAAATCCATTAAAAGTTGTAACCGTATACATAAAAAATGCTAATGATGAGCTAGTCCAAGATCAACAACAAAAATTTTACGAGCCTTTCCTCATCACCGAAAAACTCATCAATAAGTTTCTTCATGTGGTTTCAAATCCACAGGTCGTGCTCTTACTTTTTTCTTTTTTTTGATGTGATTTTTTCGAACTTTTTATTTCGATGAAATCCGCAACAGTTGTGGATTTCATCGCGAAGAACCGTGTTCAAAAATTTCCACGAAAAATTTTTAGTGATGCGATTCCGCTACCGTTTGTTGGTCCAATTTATTTTGCGAAATTGGACATTTGACGCGAAATTTCAATTTAGAGTTGGCGCACTAGATCATGGTCTAGTTTATATCTTTTTACGTTACAGAAACTAGACCTAGGTCATATCCTTTTCAGCACTGAAATACTCAGAACCTATATAAAGGAGTTCATGTGAAACTTTTGAGAGTCGTCTTATTGGGATGCTTAATTGCGGGTGCAAATGCACACGCCGCAGACCTTGCCGGAATCACCGTCAACGGTGAGGTGGCATTTGATTATAACTTTTTGTCTACAAAAAATGTCGGCATTCCAAACACGGGTGCGGCAACGAATGAAACTTATCGTCTTAATTCGGCTCAAATTCTTCTAAAAAAAGAAACAGATCAAATCAACTTCTTGGCTCGTTTAGCTTATCTTCCAACATCTGTAGTTACTACAGCGGCTCCCGAAACTAAAACGACGTATAATTTAGGAACTTTGGATCAAATCGAAGCTTATTATAAAGTCACTCCTCAATTTCACATTGGGTTTGGTCGCTTCCTAACAACAATGGGCTATGAGTCTTTATTAAAGTCAGAGAACTCTACTTATAATAATACAATCGCTTACCAATCTATCGTTCCAGGATACGGAGAGGGTTTACGTCTTCGTTACATCGCGGGCGACTGGTTGACAGCGACGCTTTCTACTTACAACCAATCTACTTACAGCGCTTGGGGCGATGACTATGCGCCAACAAAAACCACAGAGCTTTCTGCAACGGGTGTTCTTGGTCGTCTTACTTGGTTCGGTGGATACTATTTAGGAACAGACTCTGGAGCGACTGCGAAAGTTGAAAAATCGGCATCGAGCGTTTGGGCCGCTTATAAATTTGCTGATAACTTCTCTTTAGCTATTACTTATGATTCACGCACATTCACTCCAGACGGCGAACATGCGCACTGGGCAGATTCAACAAGTGCTGTTCTTTCTTATGGTTTGAACCAACACAACTTGGCACTACGTTACGAAATGGTTCGCGGCGCCAATGAACTTGTTGATCCTGTGACAGCGGCTACTTATGGAAACGCTGACAAGGTGAATTCTTTGACCGTGACTGATAAGATCGCTTTGACAGAAAACTTCAAAGTCTATGCAGAATATCGCATGGATCAAGCTGACGAAGATGTTTTCGCTGATGAAGATGGAAACGCGAACAGCAAGAAAGACGCCAGCATGATCACGCTCGGCGCGATCGCAAGCTTCTAAAATAGCTTTTGCCACACAAAAGGGCCTCATCAGAGGTCCTTTTTTTTTATTACAACGCCTCTTCTTGAAAGTCTTCGGAAGGTCCTGCGACAAGAACGAAAGACAAACAAGAAACTCCTTTTCCGATTGGGAACTTGTGCTACCCTAAAGAAAAGGAAGTAAGCCTAGACAATGCAAAAGAAAAAACTCCTCAACGGCACAATCAAAAGACATCCCGACGGATTCGGATTCTTTATTCCTGACGACCCTGAACATCCTGACGTGTACATTCCTCGACACTCGATGGAAGGGATCATGACCAACGACAAAGTAGCCGTTGAAGTCTTTCCTGAAAAAGGCACTGAACGCTTCCGTGGC comes from the Bdellovibrio bacteriovorus genome and includes:
- a CDS encoding outer membrane beta-barrel protein; its protein translation is MKLLRVVLLGCLIAGANAHAADLAGITVNGEVAFDYNFLSTKNVGIPNTGAATNETYRLNSAQILLKKETDQINFLARLAYLPTSVVTTAAPETKTTYNLGTLDQIEAYYKVTPQFHIGFGRFLTTMGYESLLKSENSTYNNTIAYQSIVPGYGEGLRLRYIAGDWLTATLSTYNQSTYSAWGDDYAPTKTTELSATGVLGRLTWFGGYYLGTDSGATAKVEKSASSVWAAYKFADNFSLAITYDSRTFTPDGEHAHWADSTSAVLSYGLNQHNLALRYEMVRGANELVDPVTAATYGNADKVNSLTVTDKIALTENFKVYAEYRMDQADEDVFADEDGNANSKKDASMITLGAIASF